From Paenibacillus graminis:
GACGTCTTCCAGCATCTCTGTGAATTGAGGCTCTGGTGGAAACTTTAGCTCCTGCGCAAGCTCGTTCATGGACTCAACCTTGGCGGCCATCGTCAGTGCGGCAATGAATTCCAGCGGCTCACAATAGTCAAACTTCATCAGTTTCACAATTTTATCCGGGTTAATCATTCCTTCCCCCTTTGATTTAAGTTTTCACTTAACTAATATTACTTTTTGTTAAACGTTCATTAAACAAATCATAACAAGCTAATTCTTCCATGTCAATATTCCTTAACTTATATAAAAAAAGTAAATACATTTGCCTGTCCTGCTTGGAGGAAAATCCTTTTTATGTGTCGAAATGTAAATTGATTTGTTTTTTTGCTCTGCATGTCCAAATCCATATGATGAAGGCAGGTAATTCGATGAGAATCTCCATTGTTTGCAGGGAACTGTCCGGCAGAGGCGGGATGGAAACGGTATTTAAAAATGTAATCACACACTTGATTCAGAAGGGGGATGAGGTTGAACTCATTATATTTGGGGGATCGCATGATAAAAAGTGGCTGGAGTCTATTCCGCATCACATTATTGAAATGCCCCGATCCAATCTGATAAAAATTTATTATAATTCGCTGGTTGTATATTCCAGGCTGCTGCGCAATTTCAATCCTGAGGTCATCCTGGTGACTGATCCCTACTTTATCTATCAAACAAAATTGGTGACTTCCCGGATGAAAAGAAAACCAGCCATTGGGTCCTGGGTTCACTTTGAGCTGTCTGCGTTAATAAAGGTCCAGCAGCTGGCCTCGGCCCACTTCCATTTGGCCATTAGCAAAGGAATTGGCAGGCAAATTGAGGAAGTGAACGGGGGCAGAAGCGATAATATCCATATCATCTATAATCCTGTGGCCATTTCTGAAATGACCGTGCCTCGACCGGATATCGCTACTTTTTTGTATGTAGGCCGGCTGGAGGATGAGTATAAAAAAATAAGTGATTTCTTAAAGGCCCTCTCTCAATTAAAGGGAGAGTTCAAAACCATTATGATTGGCGACGGGCCGGATCATGAACCATTAGTTGCCTTGTCCCGGCAATTGGGGATCAATGACAGGGTTGAATGGAGAGGCTGGCAATATAACCCCTGGGATCAAATCCCTCCCGTTTCCTGTTTAGTATTAACATCACGGCTGGAAGGATTTGGGCTGGTGCTTGTTGAGGCTATGTCCAAAGGCATACCATGCATCAGCACAGATTGCCCATCAGGTCCATCCGAGATTATCCGCGGAGGCGAGAACGGATGGTTAGTCCCCCCCGGTGATGTCGGGGCCATTTCCTCCATGCTGCAAAATGTCATTGATCAACCGGAAATACTGCCGTCACAGGAGGCGGTTCGGGAATCTGTAAAGCATTTTGATACCAGCCTCCTGATGAATAAGCTGCGGGATGTGCTTCAGACGGAAATTAACAAAACAGATAAAAATATCCTTTCTGTTTGATTGCTTATATTAACAAGCGCTGTTCTGCTAAATTCCTTTTTGTCTTAGGAATGAGAATATAGAATCGACCGCAAGCCTGACTCCTCCGGACATTTGGAACGAGCGGTTCAGCTTGTCTCCGTTCTCTTTGTACTTTTTATCCTGATAAATTTTGTAAGCCGTTTCACGCAGCTCCCTAGGGCTAATCTCAGAATTCCTTACATAAATCCCAGCCTCCATGTCATCCAAATGGCTGGATATGGTGAACTGGTCGGCTCCCTGTGGAAACATGATCATGGGTACATTATTGTAAACAGCCTCGCACACACTATTATATCCCCCATGTGTGATGAAGACGTCTGCTCTTTCCAAGACATCCATCTGGGGGTGAAAGGCACTCAAATAAAAATTATCAGGGACGGGGATATCGCCAATATCCACAAGACTGCCAATGGACATTACAATTTGCCATTCGGTATCCCTGAACGCATCAAAGCACTTTTGATAAAAGCCGGGGCGGTTCGTATAGATTGAGCCTAACGAAATATAGATAAACGGCTTGCCGGACATCTCTTCGATACGGGAATCTACACCTGTCCGATCCTGACGGATGTTAGGTCCGATGAATGCATAGCTTTCATCAAAGGTATCCGCAAACGGCTGAAACTCTTTTGTGGTGTATACAATATTAAGCTCCTCCCGTCCTGTAAATGCATCAAGCGCATCAAAGTCCTTGATTCCATGAGCCATAGCGATTTGCTTGGACATTACGTCCAATTCTTCGCTTAAACGGCTCTTCCAGATGGAATCCAGGTACTCCTGTCCTTTGTCAGGGGGAATGCGAAATACATTTTCCAGGAAGTACAATGGAGCAGCATCGATCATGGTTTTGTTAATGGCAAAGGTAAGCACGTAGCACAAGACCGGGACATCAAGGACACTGGCTAGTTGTTTTCCCCAAAAGGCATCACAGTCCCGGATGATATAATCCGGGTTATCGGCCATAACCTCCGGCAAGATGGCGTTGATGATCTTTTTGCTTTTTTCGATGACCCCCGGCACGAGATAGTTTAGCAGTACTTTGGGATGTTCGACCTCAATAGTAGTGGCGCTGTTGTCGAACATCCCTCTTGCGTGCCCATAGCTTCGGAACGTCACCCCCATTGCCTCAATGGTTTCCCTGAAACTCTCGTTGGAATAATAAATAACCTCTTCGCCCCGTGACACCAACTCCCTCACCAAAGTAAGGGTTGGCATCACGTGGCTGTAAAAAGGAAAGCTCAAAAACACGATTTTGGACACTGTATGACATCCTTTCGCCCAGAAAATAACCGCCTGCACAGAGGAGCTAAACGACTATGGCTTCTGAGATAAAAGCCAGAATAGCGTCTGCCCCCAGCTTTGCTCCGCCGGATAACCGGAAGGAGTCTGCCAATTGCCTACAATTATGTCGATATTCACTATTCTGATAAACACCCTCCACGATTTCCAGCAATTCCACAGGAGATATCTCCCGGTTTCTCACATAAACACCTGCACCGGTTTCTTCTATACGGCTGGAGGTAGCCACTTGGTCGGCACCCTGCGGAAACAAGACCAGCGGCACATGATTATCGATCGCTTCACTTAAACTGTTGTAGCCCCCGTGTGACAGGAACACATCTACCTGCGGCATCAACTCTACCTGCGGAACCTGATTTACCACTACAAAGTTTGCCGGAACATCGCCCAGCAATGAAATATCCACCTTCTTTCCAACGGACATAATGACTGAAAATCCGGTGTCTCTGAACGCTTCCATGCATCTTTTATAAAGCTCCAGCGTGTTATTAAAAATATTCCCGAAGGCGATGAGCAGCACGGGCCTATCCGCCTCTTTTTGAAACGGAAAATCCGTTTTTTCTTTGCTTGCCCGCACGCTCGGACCGATAAAAACGTAGTTGTCGCCAAATGTTTCCGCGTAGGGCTGAAACTCCCTGGAGGTATACACAATGTTGAATTCATCACCGCCTGCCAGCGCGTCCAGTACAGTATATCCCTCTACACCTTGTTCCTTGGCGATCCCTGCTGTAATATGATCCAGAACCTGGCTGACACTTTCCTTCTCCGCAACCGGCAGCGAATCCGCGGACATGCTGAATACAGATTCCATAAAACCTTCCTTGTTGATATCCATCATCCTGTTATTTAATGCAATGGTAGTGATATAACAAACGACCGGCACATCCAATATATTACCGAGCAGCCTTCCCCAATAAGCCTCGCAATCTCTTACGATATAATCAGGGTTATCGGCCAGTACACGGTTGACTATTCTTTGCACCACTTTTTTGGACTTCAAAATTTTACTTGGCACGAGCGAGTATAAAATATCAACGGGTGTCGGATACCCGGCATAATTAATCTGATCGGTCGCCGCTTCCAGTAGCCTAATGATGTCTCCATAATCTCTGAAGACCGCTCCTGACTCTTCTACGGCATCCTTGTACGCCTCAACCGAGTAGTAAATCACCTCCTCTCCCCGGTCAAGCAGTTCACGAACTAACGCCAAGGATGGAATGACGTGGCTAAAGAAAGGGTAGCTCAGAAAAATCACCTTTGACATGTTTGCACATTCCTCCTAATCTCGTTGCGTAACAATGGGCTGGATGTTTCCTGCGGCCTCCTGCAGGACAAATAAAAGGTCATCTCTATCTTCTTCAAATGGCAGGATGATTTTTAGCTTCAAATAGTCTTCCCCCTGCCAGACATAGAACCCGATCTTCCCGTTGCTGTCTTCCGCCCGCTCACCATATTCTGCGCTGACCGCAATTTCTTGCAATGTGAGATCCTTGCTGCAGGATTGTAAGACACCATAGTAGTTGAACATGATCGACGCACCTGAATATAGCTTTTCAAGAAGCCTGGAGGTCTCCGCAAAAGGATAAGCCGTCCCTCCATTCAGCATCAGATTGACAAAGCTGATGTTGCCCTTGACACATTCATTAACCTGATGCTGAATCCATTTTTCGAGGGAATCCGTTTGGTTATTTCCCGCCAGCACTGGTATAACATCTGCAAAGTCTCCGACGATATCGTAATAGAGATTCTCTTCATAACGTCTTCCGTTATTCACCAGCCAAAAGGGTACCTCGCGGATTCCAAACATTTTGCCGCAAAGGGGAATCATTACCTCTAAAGCGAGCTGCCAATGCGATTTCTCCTTGTTCCCCAGCCTCAGGGGGATAACCAGATCTAGCATTGTAGATTTATGCCTGTTTTTGGAGTTGATGTACTTCTCCAATTCTCTGGCCTGCGCTGCAAATTCGGCCAACCGGAACATCTCGCACAATTTCTGCTCGCTTAGATTTTGGGGTCCCTTTTGCATTTGGTCCGCATAATCCCAATAGTTCTGATGATGCTTTAGGGAGTGAACAGGCAGTGAAGAGTCGCCGGCAAAGTAAGCAGCCAATTGATCCGTGATAATCCCCAGGCTTAATCCATCAGAAACGGCGTGATCGGCAGAATACAGCAGCATATAATCTTCAGGAGCGGTTTGGACCAGAACTAAACGGTATAATAATCCATTGTCCCGTTCAAATGGAAGTTTGTTGAAATGATCTTGCAAATAAGCCAGACATTCACTTCTCCGTGCTGCATCAAAACCGGACAGATCAATCAATATAAACGGAAGATTATATACAGAGCCATGTTCGTAAAAATACGTATTTTCTCCATCATTTACGATTACAGATCTCAACAGCACCTGTTCGTTTACGAGCCGCAAAATAGCTTTTTGAATCTTGCCAATATCGCCGCAGCTCCGAAATGGAATGGAAGTATGAACCTTTTCGGCATTCATCAGATGGTATTTCTGAACAGCCGCCGGCAAATGTTTCCCAACCAACGGGGCATTTCGGATACTTTCCGTATGCTTTAGCTCTTGATCCTTTATCTCAGCCAGCCATATGCTGCATAATACTTCTATAGAAGCATCCCCTTCAGTGCCAGATGAATCGATTCTTCCAACAGGGTTCTCCAGGATTGGATTATTCCGCAGATCCCGGACACATTCTGAGAGCTCGGCAATCTTCTGGCGATGAAACAGATCCTTGATTTCCATATGCAGCCGGTGCTTACCCAGTATTGCAGCCACTTGCATTGCCTTCAGAGAATCTCCGCCAACCTCAAAGAAATTATCTTCGATTCCCACCTTTTCCAGCCGCAGCACTTCTTCCCAGACTTCCGTCAGCATCAGCTCGATTTCGTTCCTAGGGGCGATGTATCCGGAATGGCGCTGCATATTATTCTCCGGCACAGGCAATAATTTCTGATCAATCTTGCCGTTAGAGGTCAACGGGAAGGCCTCCATTCGGACAAAATACGCAGGAATCATAAATTCAGGCAATTTGCTCAGGAGCTGCTTCCTTAATTCGGTCACTGAATAATCCATTGCGGAAATGTAGTAAGCACAAATGCTGGCATGCTGAAGCTGATTTTTCCGGTGTGTTACGATTACATCTTTAATGCCTTCGATCTTAAGCAATTCCGCTTTAATTTCTTGAGGCTCAACCCTGAAGCCCCTTATTTTGACCTGCTCGTCCATCCGGCCCAAATACTCCAGATTCCCATCCGGCAGCCATCTAGCCAAGTCGCCTGTCCGGTACACTTTTCCGATTCTGGAATCGGCAGCAGTAATTATTTTATCCGCGGTCATCTCAGGCCGCTTCCAGTACCCCCTGGTCAAGCCTATACCGCCAATACACAATTCTCCCGGAATTCCCACCGGTTGAAGATTGCGATATTTATCCAGGATATACATTTGAGTATTCAGTATCGGCTTGCCTATCGGAACGGGGTCATCCATTTCACCTTGCTCATTGGCGATCCAAACCGAAGAATATACGGTCGTTTCCGTCGGTCCATAGGCATTGATGTACTCGCATTTCTTTTTCCATTCATTGACCAGTCCGGATGAAATCGCTGAGCCGATCGTAATCATCTTGTCAACCGTATGAATGTTATTCGGATTCAAATTGGCCAAATAAGTCGGCGGCAGGATTGCTGCCGTAATCCTGTTGGAATTTAGAAATGCTTCGAAGCAGCTGTTGTCATTCAGGATCTCCTTGGTCGTGAGACATAAAGTACCGCCCAGCAAGATGGACATGGAAATATCCATTAATGATACGTCAAAGGAAATGCTGGAAAATTGAACAACCCGCTCGCGGTCCTGAATTTTAAGCTGCTCCTTGTTGGAGGCGGTCAGGTTCACGATCCCTTTGTGCTCCAGTAAAGTTCCCTTAGGCTTTCCGGTTGTGCCGGAAGTATAGATCATATAAGCCAAGTCGCTTGACCGGTTTATTACAGTGAGGTTAGAGCCATCCACATTGTTCAGTCCGGCGCTATTCAGATCTATAACTTCCCCGTCGAAATCCAGCCAGTTATAAGGAATGTTCTGGGTCAGCACTAATTGTATGCCGCTGTCTTCAATCATGAATTTGATTCTTTCATCCGGATAGGCCGGGTCGATAGGTAAATACGCGCCTCCAGACTTAAGAATGCCCAGCCAACCGATCATCATTTCAAAAGAACGCTCAAACATGAGGCCCACTACTGAACCGGCGGTGACGCCTTTCTCTCTCAGCAATCGCGCCAACTGATTTGCTCTCTTATTCAGCTCACCGTAGCTCATGGTTTGATCAAGAAACTCCAGGGCAGGCTCATCACCGCGGCGTTTCGCCTGTTCTTCGAACAATCCATGAATGGTTTGACCGGCCGGCAAGTCGAACGAAGTCTGGTTGAAAGCCAATATCTGCTGGACAGCATTCTCTGAAACCATGCAGATATCGGATATTCTAATCTCCCGGTCCACAATGACCTGGCTGACTATTGCTTTGAGATAATCGATCATGGTCTCCACGGTTTCGCGTTTGAATAATCTGGTGCAGTATTCGAAGCTGCAGTGCAGCAATCCATCCAGTCCTTCCAGACAATGAAGGGTAATATCGAACCTTGAAATGTTGTGCTCGTGTTCATAGAAAGATACCTTCATCTCTCCGAACTGAAACTGATTGACGGCGATATTCTGCAGAATAAGCATGGCATCAAAAAGAGGATTCCGTCCCGTGTCCCTCACGATGTCCAGTTTTGAAATTATTTCTTCAAATTGATAATCCTGGTTGTCAAAGGCACTCAGTGCACTGCTTTTGACCTCATTTAAGAAATCCTTGAATCGTTTATTCCCTGCGGGGAAATTTCTCATCGCCAAAGTGTTCGAGAACATGCCCATGACACTTTCCAGTTCAACCTGCCTTCTGCGTGTGACAGGGGAACCCACTATAATGTCTTCCTGGTTCGTGATTTTGGACAGCATAATATTAAAAAGGGCTAAAAGAAGCATATACAGCGTCGCGCCATTGTCGCCCGCAAGCTCTTTGAGCTCGCAAGTAGTTTCTTTATCGAGAGTAAAAGGAATTTTGCTTCCTTCATAACTCTTGTGAACCGGTCTCTTGTAATCAACGGGCAATTCCAGCAGCGGAACTTCGCCCTTGAACATATTCAGCCAGAACTCTTCCTGCTGCTTGAAATCTCCGTTCTCAGCGGATTCCTTCTCCCATACAGAAAAATCCTTAAACTGAATTTCCGGCTCCGGCAGTACGGCATTCCCATAAAGCAGGGCCAGTTCTTTAATGAACAACCCAATCGAAATCCCGTCAGATATAATATGATGCATATCGAACATAAAAAGATAACGGCGGCTGGCGATTTTGATGACCTTCACCCTGAACAGCGGGGATGTGTCTAAATCAAAAGGCTGAATGAACCTGTCTGCCTCTAAGCGGATATCGTCTATTTTCTCTTCTGTATAATCGATTGAAAAATCAATAGTGTCATGCACAACCTGAACCGGCTCATGATGTATCATATGGAATGAGGTTCTTAATATTTCATGGCGGGAGATCATTTGCCTAAGGACGCTTTCCACCTGACCAACATCCAGTTCTCCCTCCATCACCATCACTTCCGGCATATTATAGCTCGTAGATTCCCCTTCCATATGGTATAGGGCGTACATTCTTTTTTGTGCTGAGGACATGGGGTAATAATCCCGTTTTTCTGTTGGCAGAATAGAAGAGTACGTGCCGGGACGTTTACTTTTAATCAAGGCCGCGAGGTTGCATATCGTTTGCTTTTCAAATATTTCATCCAATTCGATTTCCACCTGGAATTCCTTATGAAGCCTAGACAAAAGCATGGTTGCCTTCAGAGAATGGCCGCCCAGCATAAAAAAATTATCATGAATCGAGACTTTGTCGACCTCCAGTACATTTTTCCAGATTTCCACCAGTCTGCTTTCAATTTCATTCGTCGGATGCTGGAACCGGGCCCCAAGTTCCTTAAGGTCCTGATTCCGCAAGGCATTCCTGTCCATTTTTCCTGTCGGCGTCATGGGGAACTGTTCCAGTTGAAAAAAGTGGGTTGGCAGCATATACTCCGGCAGAGACTTCGACAACGATTCCCTTAGCTCCAGCGCCGATAACACTCTGTCGCACACAATATAAGCATAAATTCTGGAGTTATCGTTTTGATCCTCCCATAGTGCAACTGCCGCTTCCGTGATTCCGTTATATTCCAGCAAACGGTTTTCGATTTCTCCCAGCTCAATCCGGTAGCCTCTGAGCTTAACCTGTGTATCTGCCCTTCCGATAATTTCTATTTCCCCGCCCGTTGTCCAACGTGCAAGGTCTCCTGTCCGGTACATTCTTTCGTTGGCCTCAAATGGATTGCTGACGAACTTATCACGGGTAAGCTCTTCATTATGCAAATATCCTCTCGCCAGACCGGCGCCTGAAATGCACAGCTCCCCGACCATACCCGCCGCTTTTAATTCCAGATTGTCGCCTACGATATAAACTCTGGTATTTCCGATAGGTTTTCCGATCGTCAGCTCTGTGTCATCCGATTTCAGATCCCTTTTGAGGGTTGCCAGCACACTGCTTTCTGTTGGTCCGTATTCATTCACGATTTCCAATCCGGGATGCAGTTGCTTGCTAGCCATGAGTAAATTGGGCGTTACTTTCTCACCTGCTAAGGTAACGATGCGGAGGCTTTGGGCCTCCTCGGGCTTCATGTTCCGCAACAATGCGCTGTATAAGGTGGGTACGGCGATAAAATGAGTGATTTTATTCAATGTGATCAATCGAATAATGGCTAAAGGATCTCTCGCTTCCGTTTCGTCCAAAAATACTACCGTGGCACCGGATACGATAGGCGTAAAAAAGCTGGTAAGGAATCCGTCGAAAATATAGGAAAACAACTGAAGCATACGGTCATTTGCATCAAAGCTGTATTCGCTTTTTCTCCACTGGATAGTGTTCGAAATGCTGCGGTGTTCGATAATAACACCTTTAGGCAGTCCCGTAGTACCCGATGTATAAATAACATAGGCGGGATGATCTAAAGCTCTGCTTAGAATTAAGTCCAGATCGCTTTCGTTCTCCAATAAGACATCATCATCCAGCCGAATGACTGTCAAACCGTCCCGCTTCAGCTTCTCTTCGGTCTGCTTGTTAGAGACGGCAACTTCGATCCCAGCATCTTCGATTAGAAATTGCAGTCTTTCCTCTGGGCTTTTTATATCCAGCGGCAAATAAGCCGCACCTGACTTCAAGATTCCCAATATGCCCACAGCCATATCGATTGACCGCTCGACAAGCAGCCCCACGATCTGGTTGGCCCCGACGCCTTGATTTCTGAGCACTCTGGCGAGCTTGTTGGCTTTGGCATTCAAATCTCTGTACGTTATGGATTGGTCGTTGAACTTGACTGCCACGTGATCCGGAGTCTGGCGAACCTGTTCCTCGAACAGTTCATAGAGCGTCATGTCTTCCATGTTCTGATAGGTTCGCGTTTGCTCCTTTAAAAGCTCCAGCGATTCCTCCGCCGACAGCAAACTCATAGAACCAAGCTTGATGCTTACATTCTCCGCTGTCCCCTTAAGAATTTGGAAATATTGTTCGGCTAGCTGCATTACAAAATTTCCGGTGAAATATTTGAGGTTATATATTAAGTTCAGACTAATTCCAGCGTCATCCCGGGTAAAGCCAAAGACAATATTGCTGCTTACATCGGGAATGACCGCATCATTATGGATATTGGTCAGCAAACAAAGCACATGACGGACAAAAGAAAAATCACGATCGCTGATTGCCTGTACATCTTCGATGATTTTATCGAACGGATAATCCTGATGATCGTACGCTCCCAAGGCGGTTTCCCTGACTTGAAGCAGGCTTTCCCTGAACGTCATGCCGGCGGTAAACGTGTCAATAATCGGGACATAATGATTGTACGCCTCGCTGGTGCTGTTCTCGTCTATATGTACAGGTGATGCGACAGTGATTATGCTGCTTTCGGTATGCTTTACAATCAGCCACTTCAACGCCGTCAGAAGTATATAGTAAAGAGAATCGTCGGACCGGTTGCTTAAATGCTGAAGCTGCTGGAACAGTCCATCAGGAATATCCATCCGCAGGCTTTCTTTGCCCTCTATGCCGAGAGCAGATTTGTGAGGGTCAGCCAGAATCCGGCTGTCTGTCTCGCTTCCAACAACCCTGTTTAACCAGTACTTTTTCTTCTTTTTCATTTCGGAAGTCGATAACAGAACGTTTATATTGGCATTTTGAATGGACATAATCTCGTTCAACCCCTATTCACATGCAGGATGATAGATCAAAAATTGAAATCGGCGGCTTCTCTTCTGTTCGGCTTATTAAAGACATTCATCAGCTTCAGCTTCTCTTCTTGGCTTAATACTTCAACATCCCCGGCCTCAATTTGCGGGCACGCT
This genomic window contains:
- a CDS encoding macrolide family glycosyltransferase; translation: MSKVIFLSYPFFSHVIPSLALVRELLDRGEEVIYYSVEAYKDAVEESGAVFRDYGDIIRLLEAATDQINYAGYPTPVDILYSLVPSKILKSKKVVQRIVNRVLADNPDYIVRDCEAYWGRLLGNILDVPVVCYITTIALNNRMMDINKEGFMESVFSMSADSLPVAEKESVSQVLDHITAGIAKEQGVEGYTVLDALAGGDEFNIVYTSREFQPYAETFGDNYVFIGPSVRASKEKTDFPFQKEADRPVLLIAFGNIFNNTLELYKRCMEAFRDTGFSVIMSVGKKVDISLLGDVPANFVVVNQVPQVELMPQVDVFLSHGGYNSLSEAIDNHVPLVLFPQGADQVATSSRIEETGAGVYVRNREISPVELLEIVEGVYQNSEYRHNCRQLADSFRLSGGAKLGADAILAFISEAIVV
- a CDS encoding glycosyltransferase — encoded protein: MRISIVCRELSGRGGMETVFKNVITHLIQKGDEVELIIFGGSHDKKWLESIPHHIIEMPRSNLIKIYYNSLVVYSRLLRNFNPEVILVTDPYFIYQTKLVTSRMKRKPAIGSWVHFELSALIKVQQLASAHFHLAISKGIGRQIEEVNGGRSDNIHIIYNPVAISEMTVPRPDIATFLYVGRLEDEYKKISDFLKALSQLKGEFKTIMIGDGPDHEPLVALSRQLGINDRVEWRGWQYNPWDQIPPVSCLVLTSRLEGFGLVLVEAMSKGIPCISTDCPSGPSEIIRGGENGWLVPPGDVGAISSMLQNVIDQPEILPSQEAVRESVKHFDTSLLMNKLRDVLQTEINKTDKNILSV
- a CDS encoding macrolide family glycosyltransferase, with translation MSKIVFLSFPFYSHVMPTLTLVRELVSRGEEVIYYSNESFRETIEAMGVTFRSYGHARGMFDNSATTIEVEHPKVLLNYLVPGVIEKSKKIINAILPEVMADNPDYIIRDCDAFWGKQLASVLDVPVLCYVLTFAINKTMIDAAPLYFLENVFRIPPDKGQEYLDSIWKSRLSEELDVMSKQIAMAHGIKDFDALDAFTGREELNIVYTTKEFQPFADTFDESYAFIGPNIRQDRTGVDSRIEEMSGKPFIYISLGSIYTNRPGFYQKCFDAFRDTEWQIVMSIGSLVDIGDIPVPDNFYLSAFHPQMDVLERADVFITHGGYNSVCEAVYNNVPMIMFPQGADQFTISSHLDDMEAGIYVRNSEISPRELRETAYKIYQDKKYKENGDKLNRSFQMSGGVRLAVDSIFSFLRQKGI
- a CDS encoding non-ribosomal peptide synthetase, whose amino-acid sequence is MSIQNANINVLLSTSEMKKKKKYWLNRVVGSETDSRILADPHKSALGIEGKESLRMDIPDGLFQQLQHLSNRSDDSLYYILLTALKWLIVKHTESSIITVASPVHIDENSTSEAYNHYVPIIDTFTAGMTFRESLLQVRETALGAYDHQDYPFDKIIEDVQAISDRDFSFVRHVLCLLTNIHNDAVIPDVSSNIVFGFTRDDAGISLNLIYNLKYFTGNFVMQLAEQYFQILKGTAENVSIKLGSMSLLSAEESLELLKEQTRTYQNMEDMTLYELFEEQVRQTPDHVAVKFNDQSITYRDLNAKANKLARVLRNQGVGANQIVGLLVERSIDMAVGILGILKSGAAYLPLDIKSPEERLQFLIEDAGIEVAVSNKQTEEKLKRDGLTVIRLDDDVLLENESDLDLILSRALDHPAYVIYTSGTTGLPKGVIIEHRSISNTIQWRKSEYSFDANDRMLQLFSYIFDGFLTSFFTPIVSGATVVFLDETEARDPLAIIRLITLNKITHFIAVPTLYSALLRNMKPEEAQSLRIVTLAGEKVTPNLLMASKQLHPGLEIVNEYGPTESSVLATLKRDLKSDDTELTIGKPIGNTRVYIVGDNLELKAAGMVGELCISGAGLARGYLHNEELTRDKFVSNPFEANERMYRTGDLARWTTGGEIEIIGRADTQVKLRGYRIELGEIENRLLEYNGITEAAVALWEDQNDNSRIYAYIVCDRVLSALELRESLSKSLPEYMLPTHFFQLEQFPMTPTGKMDRNALRNQDLKELGARFQHPTNEIESRLVEIWKNVLEVDKVSIHDNFFMLGGHSLKATMLLSRLHKEFQVEIELDEIFEKQTICNLAALIKSKRPGTYSSILPTEKRDYYPMSSAQKRMYALYHMEGESTSYNMPEVMVMEGELDVGQVESVLRQMISRHEILRTSFHMIHHEPVQVVHDTIDFSIDYTEEKIDDIRLEADRFIQPFDLDTSPLFRVKVIKIASRRYLFMFDMHHIISDGISIGLFIKELALLYGNAVLPEPEIQFKDFSVWEKESAENGDFKQQEEFWLNMFKGEVPLLELPVDYKRPVHKSYEGSKIPFTLDKETTCELKELAGDNGATLYMLLLALFNIMLSKITNQEDIIVGSPVTRRRQVELESVMGMFSNTLAMRNFPAGNKRFKDFLNEVKSSALSAFDNQDYQFEEIISKLDIVRDTGRNPLFDAMLILQNIAVNQFQFGEMKVSFYEHEHNISRFDITLHCLEGLDGLLHCSFEYCTRLFKRETVETMIDYLKAIVSQVIVDREIRISDICMVSENAVQQILAFNQTSFDLPAGQTIHGLFEEQAKRRGDEPALEFLDQTMSYGELNKRANQLARLLREKGVTAGSVVGLMFERSFEMMIGWLGILKSGGAYLPIDPAYPDERIKFMIEDSGIQLVLTQNIPYNWLDFDGEVIDLNSAGLNNVDGSNLTVINRSSDLAYMIYTSGTTGKPKGTLLEHKGIVNLTASNKEQLKIQDRERVVQFSSISFDVSLMDISMSILLGGTLCLTTKEILNDNSCFEAFLNSNRITAAILPPTYLANLNPNNIHTVDKMITIGSAISSGLVNEWKKKCEYINAYGPTETTVYSSVWIANEQGEMDDPVPIGKPILNTQMYILDKYRNLQPVGIPGELCIGGIGLTRGYWKRPEMTADKIITAADSRIGKVYRTGDLARWLPDGNLEYLGRMDEQVKIRGFRVEPQEIKAELLKIEGIKDVIVTHRKNQLQHASICAYYISAMDYSVTELRKQLLSKLPEFMIPAYFVRMEAFPLTSNGKIDQKLLPVPENNMQRHSGYIAPRNEIELMLTEVWEEVLRLEKVGIEDNFFEVGGDSLKAMQVAAILGKHRLHMEIKDLFHRQKIAELSECVRDLRNNPILENPVGRIDSSGTEGDASIEVLCSIWLAEIKDQELKHTESIRNAPLVGKHLPAAVQKYHLMNAEKVHTSIPFRSCGDIGKIQKAILRLVNEQVLLRSVIVNDGENTYFYEHGSVYNLPFILIDLSGFDAARRSECLAYLQDHFNKLPFERDNGLLYRLVLVQTAPEDYMLLYSADHAVSDGLSLGIITDQLAAYFAGDSSLPVHSLKHHQNYWDYADQMQKGPQNLSEQKLCEMFRLAEFAAQARELEKYINSKNRHKSTMLDLVIPLRLGNKEKSHWQLALEVMIPLCGKMFGIREVPFWLVNNGRRYEENLYYDIVGDFADVIPVLAGNNQTDSLEKWIQHQVNECVKGNISFVNLMLNGGTAYPFAETSRLLEKLYSGASIMFNYYGVLQSCSKDLTLQEIAVSAEYGERAEDSNGKIGFYVWQGEDYLKLKIILPFEEDRDDLLFVLQEAAGNIQPIVTQRD